A single window of Ananas comosus cultivar F153 linkage group 24, ASM154086v1, whole genome shotgun sequence DNA harbors:
- the LOC109728640 gene encoding ferrochelatase-1, chloroplastic codes for MEAVGYRVPHTKLSGFCCQRNASEVSCFRTKAFASHLTSNLRNTEEKLHKCKKSFELVACPSYSCTNKDGGLATACLNTPQKRRHQIGNTFSSAEAYILDENITGVPLNTAKERVGVLLLNLGGPETLQDVQPFLFNLFADPDIIRLPRLFRFLQRPLAKLISVVRAPKSKEGYAAIGGGSPLRRITDEQAHALKAALEEKNLPVNVYVGMRYWHPFTEEALDQIKKDNITKLVVLPLYPQFSISTSGSSIRVLQNVFREDHYFSTLPVSIIEFWYQRNGYINSMADLIQKELSSFSNPEEVMIFFSAHGVPLSYVEDAGDPYRDQMEECIILIMDELKSRGISNNHTLAYQSRVGPVQWLKPYTDEVIVELGQKGVKSLLAVPVSFVSEHIETLEEIDMEYKHLALQSGIENWGRVPALGCTSSFISDLADAIIEALPSASAMITRDDITSNQSDMDIVQYMIKMFFGSILAFVLLFSPKLLSTFRNSML; via the exons ATGGAAGCTGTTGGATATAGAGTTCCTCATACCAAACTCTCTGGTTTTTGTTGTCAGCGAAATGCTTCAGAAGT GTCTTGCTTCAGGACGAAGGCTTTTGCAAGTCACTTAACATCTAACTTGCGAAACACAGAAGAAAAGTTGCATAAATGTAAAAAATCATTTGAATTAGTTGCGTGCCCGTCGTATTCATGTACTAATAAAGATGGAGGTTTAGCCACAGCATGTTTGAACACGCCTCAGAAAAGGCGTCACCAAATCGGCAATACTTTTTCTTCAGCAGAAGcatatattttggatgaaaatatcaCCGGGGTTCCTTTAAATACTGCAAAAGAAAGAGTTGGTGTGCTGCTCCTGAATCTTGGAGGTCCAGAGACCCTTCAAGATGTTCAGCCATTTCTGTTCAATCTGTTTGCTGATCCG GATATAATTCGACTTCCAAGGTTGTTCAGGTTTCTTCAGAGACCACTGGCCAAACTAATATCTGTAGTAAGAGCTCCCAAGAGTAAAGAGGGTTATGCTGCTATTGGTGGCGGATCACCTTTACGAAGAATAACAGATGAGCAG GCACATGCTCTGAAGGCAGCTCTGGAAGAGAAGAATTTGCCTGTAAATGTCTATGTTGGCATGCGATATTGGCATCCCTTTACTGAAGAAGCCCTTGATCAA ataaagaaggataatatTACTAAGCTTGTTGTTCTTCCACTTTATCCTCAATTCTCCATATCAACAAGTGGTTCAAGTATCCGTGTTCTTCAGAATGTCTTCCG GGAGGATCACTATTTTTCAACACTGCCGGTATCAATAATTGAATTTTGGTATCAGCGCAATGGTTATATTAACTCAATGGCTGATTTGATACAGAAAGAACTGTCAAGTTTCTCTAATCCTGAAGAG GTTATGATATTTTTCAGTGCGCATGGAGTTCCACTTAGCTATGTTGAGGATGCAGGAGATCCGTATAGAGATCAGATGGAGGAGTGTATCATCTTGATCATGGATGAGTTAAAATCCAGAGGAATCTCCAACAACCATACTCTTGCTTACCAG AGCCGCGTTGGCCCAGTTCAGTGGCTGAAGCCTTACACTGATGAAGTTATAGTTGAGCTTGGTCAGAAAGGTGTAAAGAGTCTCCTGGCTGTTCCAGTGAG CTTTGTGAGCGAGCATATTGAAACCCTGGAAGAAATCGACATGGAGTACAAGCACTTGGCTCTACAGTCAGGCATCGAGAACTGGGGCAGGGTGCCCGCTCTCGGCTGCACCTCTTCCTTCATTTCTGATCTAGCAGATGCAATCATCGAAGCCCTCCCCTCTGCCTCTGCCATGATCACCCGCGATGACATCACTTCCAACCAATCTGACATGGACATTGTGCAATACATGATCAAAATGTTCTTCGGATCAATCCTGGCCTTCGTTTTGCTTTTCTCACCTAAATTACTCTCCACATTCAGGAATTCTATGTTATGA
- the LOC109728544 gene encoding ABC transporter G family member 14, whose product MPPHEPDQSGGGHRNEPMAVHPSPSTAPFDARRLRQTTAVFPITLKFEEVVYKVKVGQQRGGWWWPSKAKAMAMAAKEKTKTILNGITGYVCPGEMLAMLGPSGSGKTTLLTGLGGRLPGKLHSGKITYNGHPFCGSVKRRTGFVAQDDVLYPHLTVAETLRYTALLRLPRKLGAAEKAVRAEGVMLELGLGRVAHSMVGGVRGVRGVSGGERRRVSIGLEMLVDPSLLLLDEPTSGLDSTTAARIVGALRRMAADGRRTVVVTIHQPSSRLYHMFDKVLLLSAEGCPIYYGRAADALPYFASVGFASRLSVNPADLMLDLANGISPDSKESNEINNGDSNLANESAETVARDPKAVKEELISAYDRNIATRLKAELCGVDPANFGYARDTSVRVKREKWSIGWWEQFSVLLSRGLKERRYESFNKLRILQVLSVAILGGLLWWKTPPSHIQDRTALIFFFSVFWGFFPLYNAVFTFPQERPMLAKERASGMYRLSSYFLARTVGDLPMELGLPTAFVVIIYWMGGLRPDPAAFVLSLLVVLFSVLVAQSLGLAFGALLMDVKQATTLASVTTLVFLIAGGYYVQHIPPFIVWLKYLSYSFYCYKLLLGVQFRETDRYECGGAATCPVVDFPAIKSVGLTHMWVDVCIMGLMLVGYRLLAYSALHRLQPPAR is encoded by the exons ATGCCGCCCCACGAGCCTGATCAATCAGGCGGAGGCCACCGGAACGAGCCTATGGCCGTCCATCCGAGCCCCAGTACCGCTCCTTTCGACGCTCGTCGCCTTCGCCAAACCACCGCAGTGTTTCCGATCACCCTCAAG TTTGAGGAGGTGGTGTACAAGGTGAAGGTGGGGCAGCAGAGAGGCGGTTGGTGGTGGCCGAGCAAGGCAAAGGCAATGGCAATGGCGGCGAAAGAGAAGACGAAGACGATCCTAAACGGGATAACGGGGTACGTGTGCCCGGGGGAGATGCTGGCGATGCTGGGCCCCTCCGGCAGCGGCAAGACGACTCTCCTCACCGGCCTCGGCGGCCGCCTCCCCGGCAAGCTGCACTCCGGCAAGATCACCTACAACGGGCACCCCTTCTGCGGGTCGGTGAAGCGGCGCACGGGGTTCGTGGCCCAGGACGACGTGCTCTACCCGCACCTGACGGTGGCGGAGACGCTGCGCTACACGGCGCTGCTGCGGCTGCCGCGCAAGCTGGGCGCGGCGGAGAAGGCGGTGAGGGCGGAGGGGGTGATGCTGGAGCTGGGGCTGGGGCGGGTGGCGCACAGCATGGTCGGCGGCGTGCGCGGGGTGCGCGGGGTGTCCGGCGGCGAGCGGCGGCGCGTCAGCATCGGGCTGGAGATGCTGGTGGACCCCAGCCTGCTGCTGCTGGACGAGCCCACCTCCGGGCTGGACTCCACCACGGCCGCCCGCATCGTCGGGGCCCTGCGGAGGATGGCGGCCGACGGCAGGCGGACCGTCGTCGTCACCATCCACCAGCCGTCGTCGCGCCTCTACCACATGTTCGACAAGGTGCTCCTGCTGTCCGCCGAGGGCTGCCCCATCTACTACGGCCGCGCCGCCGACGCCCTCCCTTACTTCGCTTCCGTCGGCTTCGCGTCCCGCCTCTCCGTCAACCCCGCCGACCTCATGCTCGACCTAGCCAAcg GAATATCACCGGATTCGAAGGAAAGCAACGAGATCAATAATGGGGACAGCAACCTAGCTAACGAAAGCGCGGAAACAGTAGCAAGGGATCCGAAGGCGGTTAAGGAAGAGCTCATCTCCGCCTACGACCGCAACATCGCCACCCGGTTGAAGGCCGAGCTCTGCGGCGTCGACCCTGCCAACTTCGGCTACGCCCGAGACACGTCTGTTCGCG tgaagagagagaaatggagcATAGGGTGGTGGGAGCAGTTCTCGGTGCTGCTGAGCAGAGGGCTGAAAGAGAGGCGGTACGAGTCTTTCAACAAGCTGAGGATTCTCCAAGTCCTGAGCGTGGCCATCCTCGGAGGTCTCCTGTGGTGGAAGACCCCACCGTCCCATATCCAAGACCGG ACTGCactgatcttcttcttctcggtATTCTGGGGGTTCTTCCCGCTGTACAATGCGGTGTTCACGTTCCCGCAGGAGCGGCCGATGCTGGCCAAGGAGCGGGCGTCGGGCATGTACCGGCTGTCGTCCTACTTCCTGGCGCGCACGGTGGGCGACCTGCCCATGGAGCTGGGCCTCCCCACCGCCTTCGTCGTCATCATCTACTGGATGGGCGGCCTCAGGCCCGACCCCGCCGCCTtcgtcctctccctcctcgtcgtcctcttcAGCGTGCTCGTGGCCCAGAGCCTCGGCCTGGCCTTCGGCGCCCTCCTCATGGACGTCAAGCAGGCCACCACGCTCGCCTCCGTCACCACCCTCGTCTTCCTCATCGCCGGCGGCTACTACGTGCAGCACATCCCCCCCTTCATCGTCTGGCTCAAGTACCTCAGCTACAGCTTCTACTGCTACAAGCTCCTCCTCGGGGTGCAGTTCCGAGAGACCGACCGCTACGAGTGCGGCGGAGCAGCCACGTGCCCCGTCGTCGACTTCCCGGCCATCAAGTCGGTTGGGCTGACCCACATGTGGGTCGACGTCTGCATCATGGGCCTCATGCTCGTCGGATATCGCCTCCTTGCCTACTCGGCTCTTCACCGCCTGCAGCCCCCCGCCCGGTGA